The Leptospira ellinghausenii genome contains the following window.
TCGGAAAAGATTGATAAAAATTCTTTTAAGTCGTGTAGTGAATAGGTTTCGGCATACCCACCACTAAGATCAGTTAGGTTAATTGTTCCTTGGCTTAAGCCTAAATGTGTATCTCCTTCAGCTCGTATGGAACCTAGCAAATACCCGTTTGGAGCTAATGAACGGTAAAGAGAAGAGAGAAGTTCCTTTGCCTCACTTCGGTTGTTATAATGAAATACCCCCCAACTGACAATCACTGCAAATTCCTCTGGTTCAAATGGTAATGGAAGGTTTGGAGTGTGGAGGAATTGAATGGAAGGTTCCGAATTTGTGAGTGAGTCAATGGTGGTTTTGGCATTATCACAAGCTTTTACTTCGTAACCAAAACTTTGTAAAAGGAATGTATGCCTACCTGACCCACAACCAAAGTCCAATGCTTTCCGATTTGGTGGATCAATTTTGGAGAGTAGGCGTACAAGATTCTCATCAGGGAAATTTAGTTTCGATTTTGGTCTTTCGTAGTGTTTGTCCCAGACGTTTTTCATGATTCCATTCGATCAAGGATTGACCGATACCAGTCTTTTGGGGAAATATTTTGTTTGGTAGAAATTCCAAAGGCAAACGTTCGTCTGTGGTTTCCTTCTCTCGAATCCAAACTTGTTCCTGTTGGAATTAACTGTTTTTGAAAGAACAATGTTTCCATCGAATTAGGTACAAACACTTTCGGTTCCGTCATTTTCTTTTGTTTGGAGGAAGGAAGCATAAAAAAGATACCAGAATGAGTGCTTCCTTTTTCAGGGGTTTTTAAAA
Protein-coding sequences here:
- a CDS encoding class I SAM-dependent methyltransferase, producing the protein MKNVWDKHYERPKSKLNFPDENLVRLLSKIDPPNRKALDFGCGSGRHTFLLQSFGYEVKACDNAKTTIDSLTNSEPSIQFLHTPNLPLPFEPEEFAVIVSWGVFHYNNRSEAKELLSSLYRSLAPNGYLLGSIRAEGDTHLGLSQGTINLTDLSGGYAETYSLHDLKEFLSIFSEVAIGYTERTPLGKLTERICHWFFLAKK